The Methermicoccus shengliensis DSM 18856 nucleotide sequence GAGCAATTAAAGAGGGCATCAGGGCTCTCGAACCCGGAATTCTCGCGGAGGCGAACAGAAACATACTCTACGTGGATGAAGTGAACCTCCTGGACGACCACGTGGCAGATGTGCTGCTGGATGCGGCAGCCATGGGGGTGAACATCGTGGAGCGCGAGGGCATCTCGGTCTCCCATCCCTCCCGCTTTATTCTCGTTGGAACGATGAACCCGGAAGAGGGGGAGCTCAGACCACAGCTTCTGGACAGGTTTGGGCTGCAGGTGGAGGTATCGGGCATTGACGATGTAAACACGAGGGCAGAGATTGTGCGGGTGGTGGAAGAGTTCGAGAACGACCCAGAAACGTTCTCGAGAAAATTCAGGGGAAAGCAGGAGGAAATCAGAGAAAAAATCGTGAGGGGTCGCCAGCTTCTCCCAGGGGTCACGATCTCGGACGAGCTCGTGGGACTGGTGGCCAGTGTATGTGTGGAGCTCGGCATAGTCTCCCACCGGGCTGAGATAACCGTGATGAGGTGTGCAAAGGCAATTGCAGCCCTCGATGGGAGGCGCGAGGTGGAGTATGAGGACGTAAAGGAGGCAATGTCCCTCGCACTGCCCCACAGGATGCGGAGGAAGCCATTCGAGCCCCCCAGCCTCGGAGAGGAGAAGATAGAGGATGCGCTCTCAAAGATGAGTGAAGGAGAGCACCAAAGAGAGGAGCACCAGGAGGAGCATCCCCCTTCCGACCACTCCCCAGAGCAGAGGGATGGCACCGCAGGAGGTGAGGGCACGGGCGAGGTGGTGTTCGACGTGGGAGAGAGGGCGCAGACGAAACGCGTGCACATAGAGAGGAAGAGGGATGGAGTGCGCAGGGAGAGGGCGGGAAGAAGCACGCAGACCCTCTCAGAGAAGAGAGGAAGGTACGCGGGCTACGAGGTCTCGAAGGGGTGGAGGGACGTTGCCCTCGACGCCACCATCCGGGAAGCGGCGGTTCATCAGAGGTCGAGGCACGGCTCCAGCCTTGCCATCGTGATAAAAGAGGAGGACATCAGACGGAAGATAAGGAGGAAGAACACGTCCGTGGCGTGTTGCTTTGTGGTGGACGCTTCTGGTTCCATGGGTGCGATGAGGAGAATGGAGAGCGTGAAAGGAGCGGTGCTCTCCATGCTCACGGACGCGTACGTCAGAAGGGACAGGGTAGCTATGGTGGCATTCAGAGGAAATGGGGCAGAGGTGCTGCTCCCCATGACGTCCAGCGTAGAGCTCGCGCTGAGCTGCCTGAAGGAGCTTCCGACGGGTGGAAAGACTCCTCTCGCATCTGGACTCGAGACCGGCGTGAGGGTACTCGAGGCTGTCCGGCGCAAAGACAGGGATGCAGTTCCCCTGCTCGTGCTGATCTCGGACGGGAGGGCAAACGTGTCCATGGGTGGAAACACAAGGGAGGAGATAGCCGCCCTCGCTGAGCACCTCTGCGAGACGGGGATCCACACGCTCGTGATAGATACCGAGTGCGGCTCCTTTGGGCTCGGATACTGCATGGACATAGCCGAGCACTCGGGAGGGCAGTACTACCGGCTGGATGACCTCTCTGCAGATGCCCTGTACGAAATCGTCTCTAAGTACGTGGACACGTGGGGGCTCGAGAGATGAAGGTCGCGTTTCTCGTGGGCTACAACGGAACGGTCATCAGTGTCGTTGAAAGGGCGCTGGAGGAGATCAGGTCGAACGGTATCGACCTCACCGTGTGGGCGAGCTATCTCCCCGACACCCAGCCGGACGATGTTGCCCACCACCTCAAGAACGCAGATGCCGTGTTCCTGTACGTCTCGCCAAGACACAAAAACTATGAGCTGATCGAGTCCCTCGTCAGAGGGCTAAAGGTGCCCGTGTTCTCCATTGACCAGGAGGCAGACCTCTCCAACGTGGAGAGAGGGTTCGTGGAAAGGGCAAGGGAATACTACCTGTACGGTGGCTACGAGAACATCAAGAACCTGCTGCTATTCATCGTCTCCCACGTGGGGGCGCTCGATATAGAGGTGCCACCCCCAACGGAAATGCCATGGGACGGCGTATATCATCGCTCCACGGGTGAGAAAGGTAAGGTGGGCGTTCTGTTCTATCGAAGTGCATACCTCGACGGCGACACCGAGGTGTACGATGCCCTTATAGAGGCGCTGGAGAGAAGGGGCCTGGGAGTGGTTGCCGTCTACTCCTACGGCTTCATAGGGGCCAGCATGATGGATGCCTCCTCCACAAGCATCATCGAACAATACTTCGCTGATGTGGACGTGCTCATCAACTGCCAGTCCTACTTCCTCTTTGACAGCAAGCCCTCCACCCAGTTTCCCGTGCTTCAGGCCATAAGGTCGTATGCCCTCACCGAAGAGGAGTGGAGAAAGGGAGATGGCATCGAGCCGATGAGTATCACGGTGTCGGTCGCCCTTCCAGAGGTGAGTGGAACCATCGAGCCAGTATTCATTGCGGGCGTGCGCCCACAGAGCAGCGCCACGGGTGGAGTGTACAATAAACACACACCAGTTCGAGAGCAAGTGGAATACCTGGCAGCACGGTGCGAGAAATGGGTCGAGCTCGCAAGAAAGCCCAATTCAGAGAAGAAAATCGCAATCGTTCTCCACAACGCGCCCTGCAAGGGGGCGGAGGCAACTGTGGGTG carries:
- a CDS encoding putative cobaltochelatase; this translates as MPPRNILPFTAIVGQERMKRALVLNAVNPSIGGVLIRGEKGTAKSTAVRALAELLPEIEVVKGCPFGCDPHDPSLMCDVCHSKVERGEVLESVRRRMRVVSLPLGATEDRVVGTLNIERAIKEGIRALEPGILAEANRNILYVDEVNLLDDHVADVLLDAAAMGVNIVEREGISVSHPSRFILVGTMNPEEGELRPQLLDRFGLQVEVSGIDDVNTRAEIVRVVEEFENDPETFSRKFRGKQEEIREKIVRGRQLLPGVTISDELVGLVASVCVELGIVSHRAEITVMRCAKAIAALDGRREVEYEDVKEAMSLALPHRMRRKPFEPPSLGEEKIEDALSKMSEGEHQREEHQEEHPPSDHSPEQRDGTAGGEGTGEVVFDVGERAQTKRVHIERKRDGVRRERAGRSTQTLSEKRGRYAGYEVSKGWRDVALDATIREAAVHQRSRHGSSLAIVIKEEDIRRKIRRKNTSVACCFVVDASGSMGAMRRMESVKGAVLSMLTDAYVRRDRVAMVAFRGNGAEVLLPMTSSVELALSCLKELPTGGKTPLASGLETGVRVLEAVRRKDRDAVPLLVLISDGRANVSMGGNTREEIAALAEHLCETGIHTLVIDTECGSFGLGYCMDIAEHSGGQYYRLDDLSADALYEIVSKYVDTWGLER